Proteins from a single region of Nomascus leucogenys isolate Asia chromosome 2, Asia_NLE_v1, whole genome shotgun sequence:
- the TMEM170A gene encoding transmembrane protein 170A isoform X4, which yields MWYGVFLWALVSSLFFHVPAGLLALFTLRHHKYGRFMSVSILLMGIVGPITAGILTSAAIAGVYRAAGKEMIPFEALTLGTGQTFCIVVVSFLRILATL from the exons ATGTGGTATGGTGTGTTCCTGTGGGCACTggtgtcttctctcttcttccatgtccctgctGGATTACTGGCCCTCTTCACCCTCAGACATCACAAATATGGTAGGTTCATGTCTGTAAGCATCCTGTTGATGGGCATCGTGGGACCAATTACTGCTGGAATCTTGACAA GTGCAGCTATTGCTGGAGTTTACCGAGCAGCAGGGAAGGAAATGATACCATTTGAAGCCCTCACTTTGGGCACTGGACAGACGTTTTGCATTGTGGTGGTCTCCTTTTTACGGATTTTAGCTACTCTATAG
- the TMEM170A gene encoding transmembrane protein 170A isoform X3, with protein sequence MQGAAAEMWYGVFLWALVSSLFFHVPAGLLALFTLRHHKYGRFMSVSILLMGIVGPITAGILTSAAIAGVYRAAGKEMIPFEALTLGTGQTFCIVVVSFLRILATL encoded by the exons AGATGTGGTATGGTGTGTTCCTGTGGGCACTggtgtcttctctcttcttccatgtccctgctGGATTACTGGCCCTCTTCACCCTCAGACATCACAAATATGGTAGGTTCATGTCTGTAAGCATCCTGTTGATGGGCATCGTGGGACCAATTACTGCTGGAATCTTGACAA GTGCAGCTATTGCTGGAGTTTACCGAGCAGCAGGGAAGGAAATGATACCATTTGAAGCCCTCACTTTGGGCACTGGACAGACGTTTTGCATTGTGGTGGTCTCCTTTTTACGGATTTTAGCTACTCTATAG